The Nerophis ophidion isolate RoL-2023_Sa linkage group LG07, RoL_Noph_v1.0, whole genome shotgun sequence genome contains a region encoding:
- the igfals gene encoding insulin-like growth factor-binding protein complex acid labile subunit, with the protein MQTIGLFFLWVLGTSALLPDPSPTKEEPIPCSKGCTCLHDEYSLELNMYCSARNFTQLPTDMPRATHSLWLDGNLFTSLPAASFKDLNTLDFLNLQSGQLASVDAQALRGLSSLAHIHLERNRLRTLPGNIFQNTPNLASISLHNNQLSRVDERLFSGLSHMWLLNLGWNSIAVLPETVFHDLHSLRELILAGNRLAYLQPQLFQNLAELKELDLTGNYLKVIKANVFVKLIKLRKLYLAQNQIGTVAPRAFIGMRALRWLDLNNNKLTSLHEDTFLGLHTLHVLRLSNNSIAGIRPRTFRDLLFLEELRLSHNRIRALGDRVFEGLGHLEVLELEHNQVQAAQVGSFTGLSHVAVINLSGSCFHSLPDQVFKGLSKLHSLHLDKGCLTKITTQAFTGLSGLRRLFLQHNNISAVERQSFADLAGLLGLDLSFNKLDVLTSNTFSGLKNLEYLVLSNNECRQFLQNGTKNLLPRMRYLDLRANTLTSLVPDFSENMEKLLLSGNRWRCDCAALPLRNYSLRNPQVVPRRVETHAEGDEPDSTITIYNNITCTSPTRLAGQDLRDIDIELFQACRAATH; encoded by the coding sequence ATGCAAACCATCGGGCTATTTTTCCTGTGGGTACTGGGAACATCAGCGTTGTTGCCAGACCCCAGTCCCACCAAAGAAGAACCCATCCCGTGTTCTAAAGGATGCACCTGTCTCCACGATGAGTACAGCTTGGAGCTCAACATGTACTGCAGCGCCCGCAACTTCACTCAACTCCCAACCGACATGCCACGAGCCACGCACTCCCTCTGGCTGGACGGCAACCTATTCACCTCGCTTCCGGCGGCTTCCTTCAAGGATCTGAACACACTCGACTTCCTGAACTTGCAGAGCGGCCAGCTCGCGAGTGTTGACGCTCAGGCCTTGAGAGGACTGAGCTCGCTGGCTCATATTCACCTGGAGCGCAATCGCCTGCGCACATTACCAGGCAACATCTTCCAGAACACGCCAAACCTAGCCTCTATTAGTCTGCACAACAACCAGCTCAGTCGAGTTGATGAGAGACTCTTTTCTGGACTTTCGCACATGTGGCTTCTGAACTTGGGGTGGAACTCCATTGCGGTCTTACCTGAGACGGTTTTCCACGACTTACACAGCCTGAGGGAGCTCATTTTAGCTGGAAATCGACTCGCTTACTTGCAGCCACAACTCTTCCAGAATCTGGCTGAGCTCAAAGAGTTAGATCTTACGGGAAATTACCTAAAAGTCATCAAAGCCAACGTGTTTGTTAAGCTAATTAAACTACGGAAGCTCTACCTGGCCCAGAACCAAATTGGGACCGTGGCACCAAGAGCCTTCATAGGCATGAGAGCTCTCAGATGGTTGGATCTCAACAACAACAAGCTGACTTCTCTCCATGAGGACACCTTCTTGGGCCTGCATACTCTTCACGTGCTGCGGCTTTCCAACAACTCAATCGCTGGCATCAGGCCCAGGACATTCCGTGATCTACTGTTTTTGGAGGAGCTGCGACTCAGCCACAACAGAATCCGTGCCCTAGGAGACAGAGTTTTTGAAGGCCTTGGCCATCTCGAGGTTCTAGAACTTGAGCACAATCAAGTCCAGGCGGCACAAGTGGGGAGTTTTACAGGACTATCCCACGTGGCCGTTATCAACCTGTCCGGCAGCTGCTTCCACAGTCTACCGGATCAGGTCTTCAAAGGTCTGTCCAAGCTTCACAGCCTTCATCTGGACAAAGGCTGCCTTACAAAAATTACAACCCAGGCCTTCACAGGTCTCTCCGGTCTGAGAAGACTTTTCCTGCAGCACAACAACATATCCGCAGTAGAACGCCAGAGCTTTGCAGACCTGGCAGGCCTGTTGGGATTGGACTTGAGTTTTAACAAGCTGGACGTTCTCACGAGCAACACATTCTCCGGGCTTAAGAATCTGGAATACTTGGTCCTGTCCAACAACGAATGCCGTCAATTTTTGCAAAACGGCACCAAGAATCTTCTGCCAAGGATGCGCTACCTTGACCTGAGAGCTAACACCTTGACCAGCCTCGTCCCTGACTTCTCAGAGAACATGGAGAAGCTCTTGCTGTCCGGAAACCGCTGGAGGTGCGACTGTGCGGCACTGCCGTTACGTAACTACAGCTTGAGGAATCCACAGGTGGTTCCTCGGAGGGTGGAGACCCACGCAGAAGGCGATGAACCCGATAGTACTATCACGATATACAACAACATAACATGCACTAGCCCGACCCGTTTGGCCGGTCAGGATCTACGGGATATCGACATAGAACTTTTCCAGGCTTGCAGAGCAGCTACACACTAA